The [Bacillus] selenitireducens MLS10 genome includes a region encoding these proteins:
- a CDS encoding threonine/serine exporter family protein, with translation MVTFILQLIITFAATVAFGILFNVPKRALLIGGAIGVCTWAVLSISMMLGAAQVVSTGLASISAAVNAHFLARKLKLPVTTLSIPGILPLVPGSRAYFTMLAFVDGDYLQGLEYGVETMLIAGAIAGGLVVGLSIFTFGKGGSHRYESNH, from the coding sequence ATGGTGACATTTATTCTGCAACTGATCATTACCTTTGCTGCAACTGTGGCATTCGGCATTCTCTTTAATGTGCCGAAGCGCGCCCTTCTGATCGGCGGTGCCATCGGGGTCTGTACGTGGGCGGTGTTGAGTATTTCCATGATGCTCGGAGCGGCTCAGGTCGTATCGACGGGTCTTGCGTCCATCTCTGCGGCAGTCAATGCCCATTTCCTTGCGCGAAAACTGAAGCTGCCGGTGACGACCCTCTCCATTCCAGGGATCCTCCCGCTTGTACCCGGAAGCCGTGCCTACTTCACGATGCTCGCTTTTGTGGACGGTGACTACCTGCAGGGACTTGAATACGGTGTGGAAACGATGCTCATTGCCGGTGCCATTGCCGGCGGACTCGTTGTCGGACTCTCGATCTTTACATTCGGGAAAGGGGGCAGCCACCGTTATGAATCAAACCATTGA